A DNA window from Pseudomonas sp. GD03919 contains the following coding sequences:
- a CDS encoding PepSY domain-containing protein codes for MKFRRTTALLLVLSCGVVSVPGIARDLDQDEALRLRREGVIMPFEQLMQHIGNAYPGSTLLEAELEEEDGVLVYEVEILTTSGVVRELELDARNGTILKDEEDD; via the coding sequence ATGAAGTTTCGTCGTACCACCGCCTTATTGCTGGTGCTGTCATGCGGGGTTGTCAGTGTGCCAGGCATTGCCCGTGATCTCGATCAGGATGAGGCGCTGCGCCTGCGGCGTGAGGGTGTCATCATGCCTTTCGAGCAACTGATGCAGCACATCGGCAATGCCTATCCGGGCTCCACGCTGCTCGAAGCCGAGCTGGAGGAAGAGGATGGCGTGCTGGTGTATGAAGTCGAGATCCTGACGACCTCGGGTGTGGTACGTGAACTCGAACTGGATGCTCGCAACGGCACTATTCTGAAGGATGAGGAAGACGACTGA
- a CDS encoding ABC-F family ATPase: protein MISTANITMQFGAKPLFENVSVKFNNGNRYGLIGANGCGKSTFMKILGGDLEPSAGQVMLEPNVRLGKLRQDQFAYEEFNVIDTVIMGHQELWKVKAERDRIYSLPEMSEEDGMKVGELEGEFAEMDGYTAESRAGELLLGLGIPLEQHFGPMSEVAPGWKLRVLLAQALFADPDVLLLDEPTNHLDINTIRWLETILTARNSTMIIISHDRHFLNAVCTHMADLDYGELRLFPGNYDEYMTASTQAREQLLADNAKKKAQIAELQTFVSRFSANASKAKQATSRAKQIDKIQLAEVKPSSRVSPFIRFDQNKKLHRQAVTIEKLCKAFDDKVLFKNFSMQIEAGERVAIIGPNGIGKTTLLRTLVGEMTPDAGAVKWTDSAEVGYYAQDHAHDFEADETLFEWMGQWTTGEQNIRAALGRMLFSSDEIQKSVKVLSGGEQGRMLFGKLACQKPNVLVMDEPTNHLDMESIEALNLALENYPGTLIFVSHDREFVSSLATRIIELSDNGVTDFSGTYDDYLRSQGIIV from the coding sequence TTGATCTCCACCGCTAACATCACCATGCAGTTCGGCGCCAAGCCGCTGTTCGAGAACGTTTCCGTCAAGTTCAACAATGGCAACCGCTACGGCCTGATCGGCGCCAACGGCTGCGGCAAGTCGACCTTTATGAAGATTCTCGGCGGCGATCTGGAGCCGTCGGCCGGCCAGGTGATGCTCGAGCCGAACGTGCGCCTGGGCAAACTGCGCCAGGATCAGTTCGCCTACGAAGAATTCAACGTGATCGATACCGTGATCATGGGCCATCAGGAGCTGTGGAAGGTCAAGGCCGAGCGCGACCGCATCTACTCGCTGCCGGAGATGAGTGAAGAAGACGGCATGAAGGTCGGTGAACTCGAAGGCGAGTTCGCCGAGATGGACGGCTACACCGCCGAGTCCCGCGCTGGCGAGCTGCTGCTCGGCCTGGGCATTCCGCTTGAACAGCATTTCGGCCCGATGAGCGAAGTCGCCCCCGGCTGGAAGCTGCGCGTGCTGCTGGCCCAGGCGCTGTTCGCCGACCCGGACGTGCTGCTGCTCGACGAGCCGACCAACCACCTGGATATCAACACCATCCGCTGGCTGGAAACCATCCTCACGGCGCGTAACAGCACCATGATCATCATTTCCCACGACCGTCACTTCCTCAACGCGGTCTGCACCCACATGGCCGACCTGGACTACGGCGAACTGCGCCTGTTCCCCGGCAACTACGACGAGTACATGACGGCCTCGACCCAGGCGCGCGAACAGTTGCTGGCCGACAACGCCAAGAAGAAGGCGCAGATCGCCGAGCTGCAGACCTTCGTCAGCCGCTTCTCGGCCAACGCCTCCAAGGCCAAGCAGGCCACCAGCCGCGCCAAGCAGATCGACAAGATCCAGCTGGCCGAGGTCAAGCCGTCGAGCCGCGTCAGCCCGTTCATCCGCTTCGATCAGAACAAGAAGCTGCACCGCCAGGCGGTGACCATCGAGAAGCTGTGCAAGGCCTTCGATGACAAGGTGTTGTTCAAGAACTTCAGCATGCAGATCGAAGCCGGCGAGCGCGTGGCCATCATCGGCCCCAACGGCATCGGCAAGACCACCCTGCTGCGCACCCTGGTCGGTGAGATGACGCCGGATGCCGGTGCCGTCAAATGGACCGACAGTGCCGAAGTGGGCTACTACGCCCAGGATCACGCCCATGATTTCGAGGCCGACGAGACCCTGTTCGAATGGATGGGCCAATGGACCACTGGCGAGCAGAACATCCGTGCCGCGCTGGGCCGCATGCTGTTCTCCTCCGATGAGATCCAGAAGTCGGTCAAGGTGCTTTCCGGTGGTGAGCAGGGCCGCATGCTGTTCGGCAAACTCGCCTGCCAGAAGCCTAACGTACTGGTGATGGACGAACCGACCAACCACCTGGACATGGAATCCATCGAGGCACTCAACCTGGCACTGGAGAACTACCCGGGCACGCTGATCTTCGTCAGCCACGACCGCGAGTTCGTCAGCTCGCTGGCCACGCGCATCATCGAGCTGTCGGATAATGGCGTCACTGATTTCAGCGGCACCTACGACGATTACCTGCGCAGCCAGGGCATCATCGTCTGA
- a CDS encoding IS66-like element accessory protein TnpA: protein MRQRSSYPKPFKAQVVQECLQPGATVSSVAIRHGINANVIRKWLPLYRDQLPAALPAFVPARVTPKRPAEAAVIIELPLGAQSVTVKWPASDPEGCARFVRGLAQ from the coding sequence ATGCGCCAACGAAGCTCTTACCCCAAACCGTTCAAGGCCCAGGTTGTTCAGGAGTGCCTGCAACCTGGTGCGACCGTCTCCAGCGTGGCCATACGCCATGGCATCAACGCCAACGTCATTCGCAAGTGGCTACCGCTTTATCGGGATCAACTGCCAGCGGCGTTGCCGGCGTTCGTTCCTGCGAGGGTTACGCCCAAACGACCAGCTGAAGCAGCGGTGATTATCGAGCTACCGCTGGGCGCGCAATCGGTCACGGTGAAATGGCCAGCCTCCGATCCTGAAGGTTGCGCCCGCTTTGTCCGTGGGCTCGCCCAGTGA
- a CDS encoding ATP-binding protein, producing MRSIQRRLGIGLAATLLLVGLALAQASLWVFDRGLRVYLEEGLRDEAQGLLAALVRGPSGLQLDERRLDPSFQRQFSGHYFRIDFADERTWRSRSLWDRELLKPDGTGMQAELGDGPQGQLLLIYRADYRRYGENLSISVAQDYQPILQSFRRMQWVGIGLGGAALLLILIAQRYTVRRALRPLEQVRQQIAQLQQGRRSDLDAEVPEELEPLVAQINHLLAHTEDTLKRSRNALGNLGHALKTPLAVLISLAGRDELAAHPALRASMREQLEQIEQRLSRELGRARLAGEVLPGARFDCAQELPGLFATLSMIHDRGLSLDWQAPPGLVLPRDREDLLELLGNLLDNACKWADQRVQLTVEESAEGYRLCVDDDGPGIDAERREAVLGRGTRLDEQVAGHGLGLGIVRDIIEAWQGHIALQESPLGGLRVVVTLPRR from the coding sequence TTGAGATCCATTCAGCGTCGGCTCGGTATTGGCCTGGCCGCGACGCTGTTGCTGGTTGGATTGGCTCTGGCGCAGGCGAGCCTGTGGGTCTTTGATCGCGGTCTGCGCGTTTATCTTGAAGAAGGTTTGCGTGATGAAGCGCAAGGGCTGCTGGCAGCGTTGGTGCGTGGTCCGTCCGGCTTGCAGCTGGATGAGCGCCGCCTCGATCCCTCGTTCCAGCGGCAATTCTCCGGGCATTACTTTCGCATCGACTTTGCTGATGAGCGTACTTGGCGTTCACGTTCGCTATGGGATCGTGAGCTGCTAAAGCCTGATGGCACGGGCATGCAGGCCGAGCTGGGGGATGGTCCGCAGGGGCAGTTGCTGCTCATCTACCGCGCCGATTACCGTCGTTATGGCGAGAACTTGTCGATCAGCGTGGCTCAGGATTACCAGCCGATATTGCAGAGTTTTCGCCGTATGCAGTGGGTTGGCATCGGCCTGGGCGGTGCGGCGCTGCTGCTGATTCTGATCGCTCAACGTTACACCGTGCGCCGCGCGTTGCGCCCGTTGGAGCAGGTGCGCCAGCAGATAGCGCAACTGCAGCAAGGTCGACGTAGCGATCTGGACGCCGAGGTGCCCGAGGAACTTGAACCCCTGGTCGCGCAGATCAACCACCTGTTGGCGCATACCGAGGACACCCTCAAGCGCTCGCGCAATGCTCTGGGTAATCTTGGTCATGCGCTGAAAACGCCGCTTGCCGTGTTGATCAGCCTGGCTGGCCGAGACGAGTTGGCGGCCCATCCGGCATTGCGCGCGAGCATGCGCGAGCAGTTGGAACAGATTGAGCAGCGCTTGAGCCGCGAGCTGGGGCGTGCTCGTCTGGCTGGCGAGGTGTTGCCGGGGGCACGTTTCGATTGTGCGCAGGAGCTGCCAGGACTGTTCGCGACCTTGTCGATGATTCATGACCGCGGCCTGAGTCTGGACTGGCAGGCGCCGCCGGGCCTGGTGTTGCCGCGTGATCGTGAAGACCTGCTGGAGCTGCTCGGCAACCTGCTGGACAACGCCTGCAAATGGGCCGATCAACGCGTGCAGCTGACAGTGGAGGAGAGTGCCGAGGGTTATCGCCTGTGTGTCGATGATGACGGCCCGGGTATCGATGCCGAACGCCGCGAGGCGGTACTGGGGCGCGGCACCCGCCTGGACGAGCAGGTGGCCGGGCATGGCCTGGGCCTGGGTATCGTGCGCGACATCATCGAGGCCTGGCAGGGCCATATAGCGTTGCAGGAGAGCCCATTGGGCGGGCTGCGAGTGGTGGTCACTCTGCCACGGCGTTGA
- the queD gene encoding 6-carboxytetrahydropterin synthase QueD has product MELFKEFIFEAAHRLPHVPQGHKCSRLHGHSFRVAIYIEGKVDPYTGWIRDFSEIKAIFKPIYEQLDHNYLNDIPGLENPTSEVLAKWIWQLVKPLLPELSRVRIHETCTSGCEYRGD; this is encoded by the coding sequence GTGGAATTGTTCAAAGAGTTCATTTTCGAGGCGGCCCATCGCCTGCCGCACGTACCGCAAGGCCACAAGTGCAGCCGTCTGCACGGCCACTCCTTCCGAGTTGCCATTTATATCGAAGGTAAAGTTGACCCCTATACTGGGTGGATACGTGACTTCTCCGAGATCAAGGCGATTTTCAAGCCGATCTACGAGCAACTCGACCACAACTACCTGAACGACATCCCCGGCCTTGAAAACCCCACCAGCGAAGTGCTGGCCAAGTGGATCTGGCAACTGGTCAAACCACTGCTGCCAGAGTTGTCGCGAGTACGCATCCACGAAACCTGCACCAGCGGCTGCGAATACCGCGGCGACTGA
- a CDS encoding NADPH-dependent FMN reductase produces the protein MLNIALVAGSSRNNSQSGKVARALRQRLVEMGQTTQDCSSIIDLGLAPLPLWPAEDAGPWSMYQQQLAAADAVVIIAPEWNGMACPAIKNFFIYASKAELAHKPGLLVGVSSGIGGAYPISELRASSYKNCRLCYLPEHLIVRQVEKVLNGPQPVDEADERIRARIDYTLDVLVRYAHALQPVRAAISFDNPAFSNGM, from the coding sequence ATGCTCAACATCGCCTTGGTCGCCGGCTCCAGCCGCAACAACAGCCAATCGGGAAAGGTCGCCCGCGCACTGCGTCAGCGCCTGGTCGAGATGGGGCAAACCACTCAGGACTGCAGCAGTATCATCGATCTTGGCCTGGCCCCACTGCCGCTGTGGCCTGCTGAAGATGCCGGCCCATGGTCCATGTACCAACAGCAACTGGCCGCCGCCGATGCCGTGGTGATCATTGCACCGGAATGGAACGGCATGGCCTGCCCGGCGATCAAGAATTTCTTCATCTACGCCAGCAAGGCCGAACTGGCACACAAGCCAGGCCTGCTGGTGGGCGTTTCCTCGGGCATCGGCGGCGCCTACCCGATCAGCGAACTGCGCGCCTCCAGCTACAAGAACTGCCGCCTGTGCTACCTGCCGGAGCACCTGATCGTGCGCCAGGTCGAGAAAGTGTTGAACGGCCCGCAGCCAGTGGACGAAGCCGATGAGCGCATCCGCGCCCGCATCGATTACACCCTCGATGTACTGGTGCGTTACGCCCACGCTCTGCAGCCAGTGCGCGCCGCCATCAGTTTCGATAACCCGGCTTTCAGCAACGGGATGTAA
- the pdxY gene encoding pyridoxal kinase PdxY translates to MSATQPPLVLSIQSHVAWGHVGNAAAVFPLQRLGFEVLPIHTVQFSNHTGYGQFRGQVFGAEHVREVLLGLRERGVLQRLSAVLSGYLGDADSGRVILEAVGEIRQHNPSVRYLCDPVMGDVGRGVFVNPAIPDFLRDQALPCANIITPNQFEFELLTDAKPANLQDAVKIARQLRGRGPDVVVVTSLATPDIADSELGTLAVNGQGAWLVTTPRLALHPLPNGMGDVFSATLLGRLLAGQPLPQALELATATLYALVGQTAQGARDLPLVAEQEQIVAPTKRFVARQISNG, encoded by the coding sequence ATGAGCGCCACGCAACCGCCCCTCGTTCTGTCTATCCAGTCGCATGTCGCCTGGGGCCATGTCGGCAATGCTGCTGCGGTCTTCCCGTTGCAGCGCCTGGGGTTCGAGGTGCTGCCGATCCATACCGTGCAATTTTCCAATCACACCGGCTATGGCCAGTTCCGTGGCCAGGTGTTCGGTGCCGAGCATGTGCGCGAGGTACTGCTCGGGCTGCGTGAGCGCGGTGTGCTGCAACGGCTGTCGGCGGTGCTGTCCGGTTACCTGGGCGACGCCGATAGCGGGCGGGTGATTCTCGAGGCCGTGGGCGAGATTCGCCAGCACAATCCCAGCGTGCGTTACCTGTGCGACCCGGTGATGGGCGATGTTGGCAGAGGCGTGTTCGTCAATCCGGCGATTCCCGATTTTTTGCGTGACCAGGCGCTGCCCTGCGCCAATATCATCACGCCCAATCAGTTTGAGTTCGAGCTGCTCACCGACGCGAAACCGGCCAACCTGCAGGACGCGGTGAAGATCGCCCGGCAGCTGCGCGGCCGTGGCCCGGATGTGGTGGTGGTCACCAGCCTGGCGACGCCGGATATCGCAGATAGCGAGCTGGGCACCCTGGCCGTGAACGGCCAGGGTGCCTGGCTGGTGACCACGCCGCGGCTGGCCCTGCATCCCCTGCCCAACGGCATGGGTGACGTGTTCTCGGCCACGCTGCTGGGCCGCTTGTTGGCCGGACAGCCCTTGCCGCAGGCGCTGGAGCTGGCGACGGCAACCCTTTACGCACTGGTCGGGCAGACCGCCCAAGGTGCGCGTGATCTGCCACTGGTGGCGGAGCAGGAACAGATCGTGGCGCCGACCAAGCGTTTCGTCGCGCGTCAGATCAGCAATGGCTGA
- a CDS encoding PepSY domain-containing protein produces the protein MKRLISLAILATLVSAATIAQARDLGPDEALRLRDAGTIKSFELLNEAALAQHPGARIEETELEDEYGRYIYQIELRDAQGVQWDLELDASTGEILKNHQDD, from the coding sequence ATGAAACGATTGATCAGCCTCGCAATACTTGCCACCCTCGTCAGCGCCGCTACCATTGCCCAGGCGCGTGATCTCGGCCCGGACGAGGCGCTGCGTCTGCGTGATGCCGGAACCATCAAGTCTTTCGAACTGCTCAATGAGGCGGCACTGGCCCAGCATCCAGGTGCACGTATCGAAGAAACCGAGCTGGAGGACGAGTACGGCCGCTATATCTATCAGATCGAGCTGCGCGACGCTCAGGGCGTGCAGTGGGACCTGGAGCTGGATGCCAGCACCGGGGAAATTCTCAAGAACCACCAGGACGATTGA
- the tnpB gene encoding IS66 family insertion sequence element accessory protein TnpB (TnpB, as the term is used for proteins encoded by IS66 family insertion elements, is considered an accessory protein, since TnpC, encoded by a neighboring gene, is a DDE family transposase.), whose translation MDSIWLATEPMDMRAGTETALARVVAVFGAAKPHCAYLFANRRANRMKVLVHYGVGIWLAARRLHQGKFHWPGIRHGSEVELDTEQLQALVLGSMSST comes from the coding sequence GTGGATAGTATCTGGCTCGCCACCGAGCCGATGGATATGCGTGCGGGTACTGAAACCGCGTTGGCCCGCGTGGTGGCGGTGTTCGGTGCGGCGAAGCCGCACTGCGCCTATCTGTTCGCCAATCGCCGCGCCAACCGCATGAAAGTTCTGGTGCATTACGGCGTGGGTATCTGGCTCGCCGCGCGGCGCTTGCACCAGGGCAAGTTTCATTGGCCAGGCATCCGGCACGGCTCGGAAGTCGAACTCGACACCGAGCAACTTCAGGCTTTGGTACTGGGGTCAATGTCATCAACTTAA
- a CDS encoding patatin-like phospholipase family protein has protein sequence MSAIHIKSPALTLKAGTRALARIRQNGLSPTDVGILPGAAGGPKGIGIQGLDLALFADWLLRAPRERALIGASIGSWRFASACLPDPAVGIRRLGELYTTQRFAKGVGMAQVSDSCRQMLNELLADQEAAIIANPHYRLHIVVVKSHGLLQHDHRGKLSLGLSSVIGNNLLARQRLSRHFDRVILHDARQAPPLAQLNDFCSHFHVLTPENLRHALLASGSIPMVMEAIREIPGLEPGAYRDGGLLDYHLDLPYNGEDIVLYPHFTDRVIPGWFDKSMPWRRGDRTRLQDVLLLAPSRDYLARLPHGKLPDRTDFKRYLGNDAGRERYWRQAMAESARLGDEFLELVENGRLAERLQPL, from the coding sequence ATGAGCGCGATCCACATAAAATCCCCCGCCCTGACTCTCAAGGCCGGCACCAGAGCCCTGGCACGCATTCGCCAGAACGGCCTGAGCCCGACGGACGTCGGCATCCTGCCTGGTGCAGCAGGCGGCCCCAAGGGTATCGGCATTCAGGGGCTGGACCTCGCACTGTTTGCTGACTGGCTACTTCGCGCACCGCGCGAACGCGCGCTGATCGGTGCTTCCATCGGTTCCTGGCGCTTCGCCAGCGCCTGCCTGCCCGATCCGGCAGTGGGGATTCGACGACTCGGCGAGCTGTACACCACTCAACGCTTCGCCAAGGGCGTAGGTATGGCCCAGGTATCGGACAGCTGCCGGCAGATGCTCAATGAGCTGCTCGCCGATCAGGAGGCCGCCATCATCGCCAACCCCCACTATCGCCTGCATATTGTCGTGGTCAAAAGTCACGGCCTGCTGCAACACGATCATCGCGGCAAACTCAGCCTGGGTCTGTCATCGGTGATCGGCAATAACTTGCTGGCTCGCCAGCGTCTTAGTCGCCATTTCGACCGTGTGATCCTGCACGATGCGCGACAAGCGCCGCCGCTGGCGCAACTGAATGACTTCTGCTCTCATTTCCACGTGCTGACTCCGGAAAACCTGCGCCACGCCCTGCTGGCTTCGGGTTCGATCCCCATGGTGATGGAGGCGATTCGTGAAATCCCGGGCCTGGAGCCAGGTGCTTATCGTGATGGTGGTCTGCTCGACTATCACCTCGACCTGCCCTACAACGGCGAAGACATCGTGCTCTATCCGCACTTCACCGACCGGGTGATACCCGGCTGGTTCGACAAGAGCATGCCCTGGCGCCGTGGCGACCGCACCCGCCTGCAGGACGTACTGTTGCTGGCACCATCACGTGACTATCTGGCACGCCTACCGCACGGCAAGCTGCCGGATCGTACCGACTTCAAGCGCTACCTAGGCAATGATGCAGGGCGTGAGCGCTACTGGCGCCAGGCCATGGCCGAGAGTGCACGGCTCGGCGACGAATTTCTCGAGCTGGTCGAAAACGGCCGCTTGGCAGAACGCCTGCAACCACTTTGA
- a CDS encoding response regulator transcription factor, giving the protein MRLLLVEDHVPLADELTASLTRQGYAVDWLADGRDAAYQGASEPYDLIILDLGLPGKPGLEVLQEWRSGGLATPVLVLTARGSWAERIEGLKAGADDYLTKPFHPEELALRIQALLRRAHGLANQPQLEAAGLQLDESRQCVTSEGEAIDLTAAEFRLLRYFMLHPGQILSKSHLADHLYDGETERDSNVIEVHVNRLRGKLGRNVIETRRGQGYRFTGEQG; this is encoded by the coding sequence ATGCGCCTGTTGCTGGTGGAAGACCATGTACCCCTGGCTGATGAGTTGACCGCCAGTCTGACGCGTCAGGGGTATGCCGTGGACTGGTTGGCCGATGGTCGTGATGCGGCGTATCAAGGGGCTAGCGAGCCTTATGACTTGATCATTCTCGACCTGGGGCTACCGGGTAAACCAGGCCTTGAGGTCTTGCAGGAGTGGCGCTCCGGTGGCTTGGCGACACCCGTGCTGGTACTGACCGCGCGAGGGTCGTGGGCCGAGCGCATCGAGGGGCTCAAGGCCGGTGCCGATGACTACCTGACCAAGCCTTTTCATCCCGAGGAGCTGGCCCTGCGTATTCAGGCTCTTCTGCGCCGCGCCCATGGCCTGGCCAACCAGCCGCAACTGGAGGCCGCAGGTTTACAACTGGACGAGAGTCGTCAATGCGTCACTTCCGAAGGCGAAGCCATCGACCTGACGGCTGCCGAGTTTCGTCTGCTGCGTTATTTCATGTTGCACCCCGGGCAGATCCTGTCCAAGAGTCATCTGGCCGACCATCTTTATGATGGCGAGACCGAGCGCGACTCCAATGTCATCGAAGTGCACGTCAACCGCCTGCGCGGCAAGCTTGGCCGCAACGTGATCGAAACGCGCCGAGGGCAGGGTTACCGCTTTACCGGAGAGCAGGGTTGA
- a CDS encoding Na+/H+ antiporter family protein, with amino-acid sequence MNAVIAAVGIMLVLSLCRVHVVVALIVGALAGGLLGGLGVEGTLQAFNQGLGGGATVALSYALLGAFAVAIAKSGLAHALADKALTLVERQQEGAVGALKWLLIGLLLVVAISSQNLVPIHIAFIPLLVPPLLYVLSKLQLDRRLIACVLTFGLITPYMFLPVGFGGIFLNEILLANVAKSGVDVTGINVTQAMFIPALGMLFGLLVAVLFSYRGKRVYDLEKVAQAERVDVHYNPLSLLVAGLAIAAAFVVQLWLDSMIIGALVGFVIFSVSGVVRWKEADDLFTEGMKMMAMIGFIMIAAAGFAEVMKTTGEVKTLVDSSAELIGHNKAIGALLMLLVGLLVTMGIGSSFSTVPIIAAIFVPLGVQLGFSPLAIVCIVGTAGALGDAGSPASDSTLGPTSGLNADGQHNHIWDSVVPTFLHYNLPLLAFGWAAAMLL; translated from the coding sequence ATGAATGCTGTAATCGCTGCGGTCGGCATCATGCTGGTCCTCAGTCTCTGTCGCGTACACGTGGTCGTGGCGCTGATCGTTGGGGCATTGGCCGGTGGTCTGCTCGGCGGCCTTGGGGTCGAGGGGACGCTGCAGGCCTTCAATCAGGGGCTTGGCGGTGGTGCGACCGTGGCACTGTCTTATGCGCTGCTGGGCGCCTTTGCAGTGGCCATCGCCAAATCCGGGCTGGCCCATGCGTTGGCGGACAAAGCACTGACGCTGGTCGAAAGGCAGCAGGAAGGTGCCGTTGGCGCGCTGAAATGGCTGTTGATCGGGTTATTGCTGGTGGTGGCGATCTCTTCGCAGAACCTGGTGCCGATCCATATCGCCTTCATTCCGTTGCTGGTACCACCGCTGCTCTATGTGTTGAGCAAGTTGCAACTGGATCGCCGGCTGATCGCCTGTGTGCTGACCTTCGGCCTGATCACGCCCTACATGTTCCTGCCAGTCGGTTTCGGCGGCATCTTCCTCAACGAGATCCTGCTGGCCAATGTCGCCAAGTCCGGGGTGGATGTCACGGGTATCAATGTCACCCAGGCGATGTTCATTCCGGCCCTGGGTATGCTCTTCGGCCTGCTTGTCGCGGTGCTGTTCAGCTACCGTGGTAAACGTGTCTATGACCTGGAGAAAGTCGCGCAGGCCGAACGCGTGGATGTGCACTACAACCCGCTGAGCCTGCTGGTGGCAGGGTTGGCCATCGCGGCGGCGTTCGTCGTGCAGCTGTGGCTGGATTCGATGATCATCGGTGCACTGGTCGGTTTCGTGATCTTCTCGGTATCCGGTGTGGTGCGCTGGAAAGAGGCCGATGACCTGTTCACCGAAGGCATGAAGATGATGGCCATGATCGGCTTCATCATGATCGCTGCTGCCGGCTTCGCCGAGGTGATGAAGACCACCGGCGAGGTCAAGACGCTGGTGGACAGCTCCGCAGAATTGATCGGTCACAACAAGGCGATCGGAGCGCTGCTGATGTTGCTGGTCGGCCTGCTGGTGACCATGGGGATCGGCTCGTCCTTTTCCACTGTTCCGATCATCGCCGCGATTTTCGTACCGCTGGGCGTGCAGCTGGGTTTCAGCCCGCTGGCCATCGTCTGCATCGTCGGTACGGCCGGTGCTCTGGGCGATGCCGGCTCACCCGCCTCGGACTCGACGCTTGGACCGACGTCCGGGCTCAATGCCGACGGCCAGCACAACCACATCTGGGACAGCGTGGTACCCACCTTCCTGCACTACAACCTGCCCTTGCTGGCGTTCGGTTGGGCAGCCGCTATGCTTTTGTGA
- a CDS encoding GGDEF domain-containing protein has product MEVFALGNLLLGIAYILQLSSGPSEWGLLSVVNHTLTLSAPVAYVLGALRFFGQSTALVQPLLGLALVYSLLQVLVQYGFGSEARHAMLAAVCTTLFMAMTFTLLYGVRTFARDLRIEMVVFALLIGGLGVLNAMKFMKIIELGLPALDMSSIFQKVFYIYMSFLATVLPPCVIWLVLCRLTDDLRALAAHDPLTRLLNRRGLMAALEQYFRARTAVAAYLLIVDVDHFKGINDTYGHKVGDLILSRVAQVLKACARQGDLICRLGGEEFVVIALDTDKAGALQLAERIRDAIEQEEVLQSGLQQGIRCTVTVGVSDRFSSAQAFDERLQEADTALYWGKTHGRNRVEWGGVPAA; this is encoded by the coding sequence ATGGAAGTTTTTGCCCTGGGCAATCTGCTGCTCGGCATTGCCTATATCCTGCAATTGAGCAGTGGCCCGTCAGAGTGGGGGCTGCTCAGTGTGGTCAATCACACGCTGACGCTCAGCGCTCCGGTGGCCTATGTGCTGGGCGCGCTGCGTTTCTTTGGGCAGTCCACAGCATTGGTGCAGCCATTATTGGGGTTGGCGCTGGTCTATTCGTTGCTCCAGGTACTGGTGCAGTACGGGTTTGGCAGCGAGGCGCGCCATGCGATGCTGGCTGCTGTGTGTACGACGTTGTTCATGGCCATGACGTTCACCCTGCTGTACGGCGTGCGTACCTTTGCCCGCGACCTGCGTATCGAGATGGTTGTCTTTGCCCTGCTGATCGGCGGTCTGGGCGTGCTCAACGCCATGAAGTTTATGAAGATTATCGAGCTCGGTTTACCGGCGCTGGATATGAGCAGCATTTTCCAGAAGGTCTTCTACATCTACATGTCGTTCCTGGCGACGGTGTTGCCGCCCTGCGTGATATGGCTGGTGCTGTGTCGCCTCACCGACGACTTGCGTGCACTGGCCGCCCATGACCCATTGACCCGCCTGCTCAATAGGCGTGGCCTGATGGCGGCTCTGGAGCAGTACTTCCGCGCGCGCACGGCTGTCGCTGCCTACCTGCTCATCGTCGATGTCGATCATTTCAAGGGCATCAATGACACCTACGGCCACAAAGTCGGCGATCTCATTCTGAGTCGCGTCGCCCAAGTGCTCAAAGCCTGCGCGCGCCAGGGCGACCTGATCTGCAGGCTCGGTGGTGAGGAATTCGTGGTCATCGCGCTGGATACCGACAAGGCCGGAGCCCTGCAACTGGCCGAACGCATACGTGACGCGATCGAGCAGGAGGAAGTGCTGCAAAGCGGCTTGCAGCAGGGGATTCGCTGTACGGTAACCGTGGGTGTTTCAGACCGCTTCAGCAGCGCGCAAGCATTCGACGAGCGTTTGCAGGAGGCCGATACAGCGCTGTATTGGGGCAAGACGCATGGACGCAACAGGGTGGAGTGGGGCGGCGTGCCGGCGGCTTAG